From the genome of Effusibacillus lacus:
TTTAATTCTGTTGTTGTCAGTGTAATCGTCTCCTGTCCCATGGTGACATTTTCACAGACGAGTTACAGGGTGACAATATCACAGAACAACTACAGCCTGTAAAATATGCCTTGTGGCTTTGCACGACCAAGGCTATAATGTTGGAATGGATTCAAGGGGATACTAATCGGAAATCGGAAAGGAAGGATGCTGCGTGACACGGGAGATTTATCTGGATAACAGCGCCACGACACGTCCTTATCGGGAAGTGCTGGAAGAGATGACAGATGCATTGACCCGGTATTACGGGAATCCGTCCTCCTTGCATAGAAAAGGGCTCGAAGCCGAAGAGCGAGTCGACCGGGTGAGGGAGGAGATAGCCAGGACGCTGGGCGCCAGATCATCCGAAGTAATTTTCACATCAGGCGGGACGGAGGCCAACAATCTTGCGATCCTGGGAGCTGCCCGCCGGTACCGGCAACGCGGCAATCATATCATAACCAGTTCCATTGAACATGCTTGCGTCCTGGACGCTATGAAACACTTGGAAGGAGAAGGTTTCCGCATTACCTACCTGCCAGTGGACGAGACCGGAAGAGTTAGGGTGGAAGATGTTGAAAAAGCATTGAGCGATGAGACCATCCTGGTTTCCATCATGTATGTCAACAACGAGACAGGCGCAATTCAGCCCATTAAAAAAATTGGCACCCTGTTATCGTCAAGACCCAAGACGATTTTTCATACGGATGCGGTACAAGCCTACGGGAAAATTCCGATTCGGGTCAAAGATGACAAGATCGACATGTTGACCGTATCTGCCCATAAACTGCACGGACCCAAAGGGACAGGAGCGCTGTATGTACGGGAGGGGATCGAATTGATTCCCCTGGTTTTTGGCGGCGGCCAAGAGAAAGGACTCCGCTCGGGAACGGAAAACGTCCCGGGTATAGCCGGGTTTGGCGCAGCT
Proteins encoded in this window:
- a CDS encoding cysteine desulfurase family protein; translation: MTREIYLDNSATTRPYREVLEEMTDALTRYYGNPSSLHRKGLEAEERVDRVREEIARTLGARSSEVIFTSGGTEANNLAILGAARRYRQRGNHIITSSIEHACVLDAMKHLEGEGFRITYLPVDETGRVRVEDVEKALSDETILVSIMYVNNETGAIQPIKKIGTLLSSRPKTIFHTDAVQAYGKIPIRVKDDKIDMLTVSAHKLHGPKGTGALYVREGIELIPLVFGGGQEKGLRSGTENVPGIAGFGAAVKTVFPFLETNRSKMEALRNRLAESLQTTIQDVHINTSVDHAAPHIVNVSFPGVKGEVLVHALEMEGVFVSTGSACSSREKIYSHVLKAMGLSQQRLEGAIRLSLSSDTTEQDIEHTVSALARIVGDLRLLTRR